The Salvia miltiorrhiza cultivar Shanhuang (shh) chromosome 2, IMPLAD_Smil_shh, whole genome shotgun sequence DNA window atattttaaagttaAATCTAAACACACACAATGGGCTAAAAATTCGGcctgtaatttaaaataatcatCTATCCAATATATAGGTGGCTCTTTCAAAGAGAGCATGCAGTTAGATAACATTGAATATTACAACCAACCACAACCTATAACATTAACTAGGGGTTGTTGTGAAGAAAATTTTCACATCAATTTACCACAGACCAAATTCATTCAACAATTTATGCTTATTGTATTTTCTTGTCATATGTACATCCAAACAGCTGTAGGCCTGTAGTTTGAAATCTTACATTTGAATCTATAGTTGTCTAATAAAAGCTGTTTGCTTCAGCTTTTCAAGAAATCAAATAACACATAAACAAGAAAAAAGTGCTCCTGCTCACTGCTTTTAGTGAACATACAATATAGTATATCTATGAGATCATCTAAAATTACCTCAGCTGTGATCTCATCGTGTGCAGCAAACTTCAGCAGCTAGGGTTCGAGGATGGTGTTGCCAGAAGTATAGTAAATCATACACAACCAAGCACGATCAAGACTCGTGGCTCCTTCAATCTGGAAAACCAGTATACGAGTGATCCGTGCAAGGACTGAGAAAGGCCGGCACAAGTTCCACTCACGTCCCCCAAGTGATGATCTCTAGAGCGATCTTCCCGACTCATGGAGTTTTGGTTGTTCTACTCCTTTCAGTTGAAGATGTTTTGTATTTATAGGGCAGAGTGGAGTCTAAATCGTCCTCCAGATCACTAAACGATATATCATCTTCATTCAAACTAAGTGAGGTGCCGGTATACCCTATTAAGTCCGAGTCATCCTTAAGCCAGGCATCctcatcgtcatcatcatcatcattagtAACAACCACAACAACTGGCATAGGAATTTCAATGGAAGAACCCACAACAATCTCCTTATCCAGAAGTTTGGGTGGTGGATCTTCCTTGATAACAGACTTGTCAACAAACTCAATTTCATCAAGTACGTGCTTCTCAATCTCATGCTCAGCGGCCATTTGATGCGTTGAAGATTCAGAAACCGACCTCCAGTCTGACTCATTTCCATACTGAACATCATCATAGGTGCAGACAATATTTTCACGAGGTGAATCTGTGCTACCTTTGGATTGGAAACTACTTATTCCTGACCAATAGGAGTCCCCTTTAGTTTGCTTTTGTAGCTCGTGCATCCACACGGCCCTCGCTTGCACAAGCTGCAAATGAATAATACAAATAAGGGAAACTAATTGCATTCACTTAATACATTTCTATAGCACAATTTTTGCTTTATCTGCAATAACAGCAGCCTTAGTAATAAGAACTTGACACTCTTCACCCAACTTTAACTTCCATAATTAATAGGAAGAATAGAAAAGAGTAAGTGAAAATGTGAGACAGTTAAGCTATCTGCTTCAACTGAGAACCAGCAGTACATTAGGATTAGGAAGGCAAGAGCGAAGAAGTGCTTTGAATTTTGACAGCACAAGAAAACAATAGAAGAATTGCATATATACTCCCTGATATCATAATATAAGTCTTTCTAGACTTTTTCACgcattgataaaaaaaattatacccaaattaaacttaactaatgATAATTTATCCTTCATGAAACATTCTTTATTtgatgaaaaacataaaaaagacAAAATGAGGAGAGTTAATGAGGGCAACTTTGGTATTAAACTGAAAAacgttatttaaaatataaataactaaaagttcCAAAAAGAGTTATACTATGAATAGGAGGGAGTATTCTTTGAAGTAAAATTCTCATTCTCTGTATCAGTTCCATGAAGAAGTGAAGATATGATGCCATGCTCATTCTCTAGTAAATCCGAAGCCAATTTTAAAATCAGTAATGTTTTGTGCTCATGTAATCATTCTAACATCAAAGTTCTAACAATTGAATCACTGAGCCAACAACAACATCAAAGTTACTGAATGTTATACATGTATACTTAGGTGTGTGTGTGAGGGGGGAGGGGGTTAGTCGTGTGCCTAGTACCTATCTATACTAAACATGAAGCACTCTATTGATTATCCCAAAAATGATAACCATGGAACCCCAACTAAATGAAACAAGGAACCACTATCCAAACAGACTGCAGGTTTAagttattgaatttaaaatCTGGGTCAAAACATGTTGCAATTTTGTCGAAAGAACCAAAATACTGATATGTGAATGCACACTAATGCTTTATGCATTAATAACAACTAACCTGTGGCGAAGACAGCAGGTTAGCATCATGTTTATTTAACCTTGAGTGTAGAAGAACGAAGTAGACCATCCAAAAGTAGCCCACACCCATATGGACTGGACAAAGTTCAAATCTGAGAGCAGCTAATCTTGGTGCTAAATGTTCAATAGCCAATGCATGCTTGTACTGGGCCTCGGATATATCAAAATCTGTAAAAGTCGAAAAAGAGAGATGATAACTAGATTAGAAAGGCCATCAACATATAGATATACGAATATTTTAACATtgagggtgtgtttgctttgaggtataaagAAGGGATAAGCTCCATTTACCACCTTAAACCTCATTTGCTTTGATGTAATACAAAATCCGGGCAGATGGTATAAATTTTTGGGCAAAACCTTTTCCCTTGAGAAagggataattttatacctaagggagggtggtataattttataccaccttatgaggagtggataaatatattatcattcaaaccaaacAAGATACTTCCTTTGTCCCGTAAGAGAGTATCACTTGGGAGATAGCACGGGTTTTATGAAATGTTTGGCAGATAAAATGTTGAGTAGAGAAAGAGACCCACTACTTTTTGTAAAAAATGATAATATGTGGTAGATAATGTTTGGGGTTATGTCCCAAAATAGAAGTGATACTTTCTTATGGGCAagacgaaaatgaaaaaaatgatactttcttatgggacagaagggagtataaaaaatGTGGTCTCACGtgaagtgataaatttatacctcattatattatccctctatttagggggataaaaagcaaacataCCCTTAGGATCATAAGACGCACATTATAATAGCTGTAAGTGGATTCGTTGACCAAAAATAATCAAGACTTCCGTTCCAACTCAAAATAGGAACAAATCAGTAAAAAGCATTGAATTATACGCATCATGCATCCATGTCTTCTGTGTGTAAGCATTTATATAATCGGCCTTTAACCACTGTTCTTTTCAGGGACATGCTCACCCGTGGATTATGTGGCAAGAGAATAAATTCGGCCTTTATACACTAAATTATTGAGAAAAGGATAAAAGGTAGCAACAGTTTGAACACAGGCAGTTTCATTTTATGAGTGAACTAGCAAAAGACTCAAAGTTCTGAAATGAGTTCTCTGCTTACACTGCAAAAATAAAACAGCCAAAAAAATGTCAACATTAAAATATCAAGGAAAAAACTGTTCTTCGTAAAAGTCGAAGATAGAGTTTCCAGAAGTCAGAATAGGGTCAACAAATTGGATATCTTGGAAGAAGAAAGTGCTGAAAGCCTGAAAGATAATTTTATAGAATTCGAAGTTAAAAGGGAAAGCCTATTTCTAAAGGAGAAAATCTACTTGCTATTATGTAGAATGAGAATCGTTCAGACTATCAAAGACCATTTATACAAAGTATAATGAGTTTGTTCTCTCTAGATAGAAATGAAGACCAGCCTAGCCCTCTACCAAAATTCACAGAGTTGCTGCAGGTAAATGGTTCACTTTTATACTGGCTCTAATTTAGTCGTCTTAGCTAGGATGAAAGGAAACAGCTCTATCAGAAATATGCAATCTGCAGATTGACACTGAAAGTGTACTCAGGAAAGTTAGATCTCCATACTTATCTGAAGTCAGCTAGATAAATCTACTTTTCTGATCTATACTATAGGTGTCAATCCCCGAGGGAACCACAAGTCATCAAAATCTTCTATTTATTGACTGTATGCATCATCCCTAGTTCAGGTTCAATCCTACAAGATGAAGTCAACGTACCGAGCTTGCTCCATATTTGTCTTTGCCACGTGCACTCTCTTCTAAAAGATCAAACCAATTTCCGAAGATAACTAATTTAAGCATTGCAGAAAGGCCATGTTCCCCAGATAAAACATAGAGCCAAGCTTGCCCAAACTAAAGATCCTCCATCTGGGATGAAAGGAAAAAGAATAATTCTTGGTTCGATTATCTGAAGGGAAATTAAGGACATTGTCTTTCAAATGTTTCGAACTGATTACTAACAGCACCTGAAAATGGTTTACCAGATTATACAGCATATTACAGATAGTTCACCTTTCTCATTCTATTAGCCATCCACAAACAATTCAATTCTACACGGTCATAAGTAATGCCAAAAAAATAGTCAGAGCAGACAATGACGGAAAGCTCAAACTGAATCAATTAAATTTCATTACTAATCAACATAACTATAATTAAGCCCACAAAATTCAGTTTCTTTACCATCAAATTCCTCTTCCTCTATTGGGAAATCCAACCAGGTTTCTGGATGATGCGCGATGTTCCTCGCAAAAGCCAACACTTCCTCAGTAATCCCTACTGCATCCTCTAAAGTATCTTCATCATCATCCTTCGATTGTGAAGAATTTGCAGATTCCCCTGATTGACCAGACTCTCTCTCATCATACTCCAACAATTCTTCTTCCCCTTCCTCATCAGCATTAACCGAACCGGCCAGATCAGATTCCAATTGTATGCTCGATCTATTAAACAATGGCGGCGGAgggggaggcggaggcggaggagcGAGAAAAGAAGCAACGCCCCAAAATTGACGCGTGAGACTTTCTCGAAATTCCGATAAATCCTCTTTCACTCCACGGCGATCGTAATCGCCTTCAACATCTTCGTCGACACCGTGATTACCACTGGCGCCGCCATCACTATCCGATCGGCGATCTTCGATTGAGAACGCGGAGTCGCGAGGGTGATCCTCCTGGAGCATGGTGTCGTTTGCAGTGGGTCGTGGAACGGAGTCTTCTACGGGCTTCATggcctcctccaccgccgccgccgccgttgcatcttcttcttcatcatcgaGGCGGAGACTGTCGGCGATGGAGCGAGCCAGCCAAGACATGTTCCTACGACGTCGTTTGGTGGAGATATCGACCTTGAATTTCAAAATTGTTTGCTTTTTTTCGCACAAGGTGAAAGAACGATAATGTTTCTTTCGTGATGATTATTTTGTCTTCTCCGCTTTACGCTGCTGACGTGGACCTTAATGTTtttatattcttttattttttaaaatatctgTATGACTGTCAAATTTCAAACAGTAAAAGTTTTATTACTTTTCAGTTATATTTAATTAGGAGTAGTATTTGCATTTGTGCAATTGAAAAAAATActgtatatttttatatacaatatactttaattttattaatatataaaaaattcaaagGGTTTTTATAGCCTTTTAAGTCtaaaatggctatataacttatctattataaactagggctataaaacttatgtttttatgaaagatggctatatgtgataattcccacatattataaatacaataaaaatataattttattatgcaTTATTTTTCTTGAGTTCGACTCCACACAACTCAGCTATGAAATAGAGGTTTAGAAATctaatatttcattttttttatcaaaattaacaaatactcccttcgttccacTCTAATATGCCCGTTTTCTTTTTAGATGTCTCATTAGAATATGTTCGTTTTCCATTTCGAGtgaaaaaatgtatttaattGGCGCGGACCACACCATTTTCCTCCTACAAAAAGATGTTAGTCTATTAGaatgggacagatggagtacaAAATATTTGTTACCTATCTCAAATATGATTATAGATTGAAATAGAAGTCCAAGGCGTAATGGAACTAAGCGAATAGCAAAGTCAACCCTCACTAAAGTCAACTCTGAACAAGT harbors:
- the LOC131010687 gene encoding uncharacterized protein LOC131010687 encodes the protein MSWLARSIADSLRLDDEEEDATAAAAVEEAMKPVEDSVPRPTANDTMLQEDHPRDSAFSIEDRRSDSDGGASGNHGVDEDVEGDYDRRGVKEDLSEFRESLTRQFWGVASFLAPPPPPPPPPPLFNRSSIQLESDLAGSVNADEEGEEELLEYDERESGQSGESANSSQSKDDDEDTLEDAVGITEEVLAFARNIAHHPETWLDFPIEEEEFDDFDISEAQYKHALAIEHLAPRLAALRFELCPVHMGVGYFWMVYFVLLHSRLNKHDANLLSSPQLVQARAVWMHELQKQTKGDSYWSGISSFQSKGSTDSPRENIVCTYDDVQYGNESDWRSVSESSTHQMAAEHEIEKHVLDEIEFVDKSVIKEDPPPKLLDKEIVVGSSIEIPMPVVVVVTNDDDDDDEDAWLKDDSDLIGYTGTSLSLNEDDISFSDLEDDLDSTLPYKYKTSSTERSRTTKTP